One segment of Falco rusticolus isolate bFalRus1 chromosome 3, bFalRus1.pri, whole genome shotgun sequence DNA contains the following:
- the DNAJC11 gene encoding dnaJ homolog subfamily C member 11, protein MLYHPDKHRDPELKTQAERLFNLVHQAYEVLSDPQTRAIYDIYGRRGLEMEGWEVVERKRTPAEIREEFERLQREREERRLQQRTNPKGTISVGIDATDLFDRYDEEYEDVPGSSFPQIEINKMHISQSIEAPLTATDTAILSGNLSTQNGNGGGSINLALRRVTSAKGWGELEFGAGDLQGPLFGLKIFRNLTPRCFITTNCALQFSSRGIRPGLTTVLARNLDKNTMGYLQWRWGIQSAMNTSIVRDTKTSHFTVALQLGIPHSFMMVSYQHKFQDEDQTRVKGSLKAGFFGTIVEYGAERKISRHSILGATVSVGVPQGVSLKIKLNRASQTYFFPVHLTDQLLPSAVFYATVGPLVIYFAMHRLIIKPYLRAQKERELEKQRESTASDMLQKKQEAEAAVRLMQESVRRIIEAEEARMGLIVVNAWYGKFVNDNSRKNEKVKVIDVTVPLQCLVKDSKLILTEASKAGLPGFYDPCVGEEKSLKVLYQFRGVLHQVMSADNEALRIPKQSHRIDADG, encoded by the exons ATGCTGTACCACCCAGACAAGCACAGAGACCCAGAGCTCAAAACACAAGCTGAGCGCCTGTTTAACCTTGTTCACCAAGCGTATGAAG TGCTTAGTGATCCACAGACCAGAGCCATCTATGACATATATGGGAGGAGAGGACTGGAAATGGAAGGATGGGAG gtTGTGGAAAGGAAGAGAACTCCAGCTGAAATCAGGGAAGAATTTGAGCGTttgcagagagagagggaagagagaaggctGCAGCAGCGAACTAATCCAAAG GGAACAATTAGCGTTGGAATAGATGCCACCGACCTCTTTGATCGTTATGACGAAGAATATGAAGATGTGCCTGGGAGCAGCTTTCCTCAGATTGAGATAAACAAAATGCACATATCCCAGTCCATTGAG GCACCGCTGACTGCCACAGACACAGCAATACTGTCTGGTAACCTTTCCACCCAGAATGGCAATGGAGGTGGATCCATTAATCTTGCTCTGAGACGAGTGACGTCTGccaagggatggggagag TTGGAGTTTGGAGCAGGAGACCTTCAGGGACCTCTCTTCGGTCTGAAGATATTCCGTAATCTTACACCAAGATg TTTCATCACTACAAACTGTGCCCTGCAGTTTTCATCGCGCGGGATCCGCCCAGGCCTCACCACGGTCCTAGCCCGCAACCTTGACAAGAACACCATGGGGTACTTGCAGTGGCGGTGGGGCATCCAGTCAGCCATGAACACTAGTATTGTCCGGGATACAAAAACCAGCCATTTCACTGTGGCATTACAG CTGGGAATCCCCCATTCTTTCATGATGGTCAGTTATCAGCATAAGTTTCAGGATGAGGATCAAACACGAGTGAAAGGTTCTCTCAA GGCGGGTTTCTTTGGGACCATAGTGGAGTatggagcagagaggaagatTTCCAGACACAGCATTTTAGGAGCAACCGTCAGTGTTGGTGTTCCCCAAGGAGTGTCTTTGAAAATCAA gttgAATAGGGCTAGCCAGACCTACTTCTTCCCTGTCCACTTAACAGAtcagctgcttcccagtgcTGTATTCTATGCCACCGTGGGACCTCTAGTTATCTACTTTGCCATGCATAGGCTAATCATTAAACCCTACCTCAGGGCACAAAAGGAGAG AGAGCTGGAGAAGCAAAGGGAGAGTACAGCCAGTGACATGCTCCAGAAGAAGCAGGAGGCTGAAGCTGCG GTGCGGTTAATGCAAGAGTCTGTCCGGAGGATAATTGAAGCGGAGGAAGCCAGAATGG GTTTGATTGTAGTGAACGCTTGGTATGGGAAGTTTGTTAATGACAACAGCAGGAAGAATGAGAAGGTGAAAGTAATAGATGTGACTGTGCCCCTGCAGTGCTTGGTGAAAGACTCTAAACTCATCCTCACAGAGGCATCCAAG GCTGGGCTTCCAGGTTTCTACGACCCCTGCGTGGGTGAGGAGAAGAGTTTGAAAGTGCTTTATCAGTTCCGAGGAGTTCTGCACCAAGTGATGTCAGCTGACAACGAGGCCCTTAGGATACCAAAGCAAT CTCACAGAATCGATGCAGATGGCTAA